The Pseudomonas sp. G2-4 genome window below encodes:
- a CDS encoding ABC transporter substrate-binding protein, with translation MGIKGFACSIALMGLISSFPAHAGKANDTLVYASDSEPENISPYHNDLREGVILARLIWDNLIYRDPNSGEYQPMLATGWKQVDDTTIDFELRKGVKFHNGDAFTADDVVFTLNYVVSPEAKVVTVQNVDWIKSAEKTGDYSVRLYLKKPFPPALEYLSNAVPMFPKQYFEKVGLAEFSRKPIGTGPYKAVSVVAGEGVSMEINKDYFPDSPQGKPHIAHLKFRVIPDAETRLAELMTGGVDWIWRVTSDQAIDLKGIPNLTVTSGETMRIGFLILDARGTSTENSPMKHLKVRQAINHAINRNALATQLVGGEAKPLQVACYPGQFGCDTTAATVYNYDPAKAKALLAEAGYPNGFETEIFAYRDRDYVEAIIGNLRAVGINAKLRYLKYAALRDQQRGGKVPMSFQAWGSFSILDTSASAGTWFKGNPDDNIKDPQVQGWLQAADNALDPQVRKDNYRKALQRISEQAYWAPLFNYSMNYAYTAELAFTPYPDELPRFVQSSWK, from the coding sequence ATGGGCATCAAAGGTTTCGCCTGCAGTATTGCGCTGATGGGCCTCATCAGCAGTTTTCCGGCTCATGCCGGTAAAGCCAACGACACCCTGGTTTACGCTTCCGACAGCGAGCCTGAAAACATCAGCCCCTATCACAACGATTTACGCGAAGGCGTGATTCTCGCCCGGCTGATCTGGGACAACCTGATCTACCGCGATCCCAACAGCGGCGAATACCAACCCATGTTGGCCACTGGCTGGAAACAGGTCGACGACACCACCATCGACTTTGAGCTGCGCAAAGGCGTCAAATTTCACAACGGTGACGCCTTCACCGCCGACGACGTGGTGTTCACCCTCAACTACGTGGTGTCGCCCGAAGCGAAGGTCGTTACCGTGCAAAACGTAGACTGGATCAAGAGCGCCGAAAAAACCGGTGACTACAGCGTCCGCCTGTACTTGAAGAAACCTTTCCCTCCGGCACTGGAATACCTGTCCAACGCCGTTCCGATGTTCCCCAAGCAGTACTTCGAGAAAGTCGGCCTGGCCGAATTCAGTCGCAAACCAATCGGAACCGGGCCGTATAAAGCCGTGTCGGTGGTGGCTGGCGAAGGCGTGAGCATGGAGATCAACAAGGACTACTTCCCGGACAGCCCACAAGGCAAGCCACATATCGCTCACCTCAAGTTTCGGGTAATCCCGGATGCAGAAACCCGCCTGGCCGAGTTGATGACCGGCGGTGTCGACTGGATCTGGCGCGTCACCTCGGATCAGGCAATCGACCTCAAAGGTATACCGAATCTCACCGTGACCAGCGGCGAAACCATGCGCATCGGTTTCCTGATTCTTGATGCCCGGGGCACCTCCACTGAAAACTCGCCGATGAAGCACCTCAAGGTGCGTCAGGCCATCAACCATGCGATCAACCGCAATGCGCTGGCCACGCAATTGGTGGGTGGCGAAGCCAAACCCTTGCAGGTTGCCTGTTATCCAGGCCAGTTCGGCTGCGATACCACGGCGGCCACGGTCTACAACTATGACCCGGCCAAGGCCAAGGCGCTGCTCGCCGAAGCGGGCTACCCAAATGGCTTCGAGACAGAAATCTTCGCTTATCGCGACCGTGATTACGTCGAAGCCATCATCGGTAACCTGCGCGCCGTGGGCATCAACGCCAAGCTCCGCTACTTGAAGTACGCCGCCCTGCGCGATCAGCAACGCGGCGGCAAGGTACCCATGTCGTTTCAGGCCTGGGGCTCGTTCTCGATCCTCGACACCTCGGCGTCGGCCGGTACCTGGTTCAAGGGCAACCCGGACGACAACATCAAGGACCCACAAGTCCAGGGCTGGTTGCAGGCCGCCGACAATGCCCTCGACCCGCAAGTGCGCAAGGACAACTACCGCAAGGCGTTGCAGCGCATCAGCGAACAGGCGTACTGGGCGCCGCTGTTCAACTACTCGATGAACTACGCCTACACCGCCGAACTCGCCTTCACGCCGTACCCGGATGAGCTGCCGCGTTTCGTCCAGTCCAGTTGGAAATAA